The Pseudarthrobacter defluvii DNA window GCACGCGCAGGGCTACAGCGATTCGCGGGGTATTTTCTCCGCGCGCACCGCCGTCTCGCAGTACTACCAGACACGCGGCATCCAGAACATCCACGTGGATGACATCTACCTCGGCAACGGTGTCAGCGAGCTCATCACCATGTCCCTGATGGCGCTGCTGGACTCGGGTGATGAGGTCCTCATTCCCACGCCGGACTACCCGCTGTGGACGGCATCCGTGGCGCTCGCGGGCGGGAAACCTGTCCACTACCTGTGCGATGAGGAATCCGGCTGGCAGCCTGACCTTGACGACATGGAAGCCAAGATCACGCCCCGCACCAAGGGGATTGTGGTGATCAACCCGAACAACCCCACGGGCGCGGTTTACCCGGAAGAGACGCTGAAGCGGATCGTTGCCCTGGCTGAGAAGCACGGCCTGGTGATTTTCGCCGACGAGATCTACGAAAAAATCCTGTATGAGGACGCCGTCCATGTAAACCTTGCCGAGCTCACAGGCGACCACGTCCTGTGTTTGACCTTCAGCGGGCTGTCCAAGGCTTACCGCGTTTGCGGCTACCGGGCGGGCTGGATGGCCATTTCCGGCCCCAAGAAGGAGGCAGCCGACTACCTCGAAGGCATTAACCTCCTTGCCAACATGCGCCTGTGCGCCAACGTGCCTGCCCAGCACGCCATCCAGACTGCACTGGGCGGCTACCAGAGCATCAACGACCTGATCCTCCCGGGCGGCCGGCTGCTGGAGCAGCGGAACAAGGCCTACGACATGCTCAACGCCATTCCCGGCGTCAGCACCCAGCAGGCCAGGGGCGCGCTTTATCTCTTCCCGCGCCTGGATCCCGAGGTCTACCACATCCGGGACGACGAAAAGTTTGTCCTTGACCTGCTGCGGGACCAAAAGATCCTGGTGTCCCACGGCCGTGCCTTCAACTGGGTGCGCCCGGACCATTTCCGCATGGTGACGCTGCCCAACGTGAAGGACATCGAGGAAGCCATTGCCCGGATGGGGGACTTCCTAAGCAGGTACCAGGGGAACTAGCCTGTGCTCACGGGCCCTCCGGTCCGTGTAATCCCTTGCCGAAAGGACTCCCATGGCCCGCGTCGTTGGCTTCGATCAGCACCCTGCCCAAACCCTCCGGGCAGGGGAGGGCTTCTCCCTTGCCGCAGTGGATCCCAACTCCACGCCCGGCTACAGCGGAAACAAGGACGACGGCAAGCTGCTCCTGGCGGAGATGGACGACGAACTGTCCGAGTTGCAGGAAAAGCTCTTTGCCGAGTCCCGCTACGGCGGAACCAAGCGGGTCCTGCTGATCCTGCAGGCCATGGACACTGCCGGCAAGGGCGGGATCGTCAGCCATGTGATGGCGTCCATGAACCCGCAGGGCGTCCAGTTCAAGGCTTTCAAGGCCCCCACCGACGAGGAAAAGTCCTATGACTTCCTGTGGCGGATCGAGAAGGAAGTGCCGGCTGCGGGGATGGTGGGTGTCTTTGACCGTTCCCACTATGAGGACGTCCTTATCCACCGGGTACACAACTGGGCCACCC harbors:
- a CDS encoding pyridoxal phosphate-dependent aminotransferase, with product MAEFRQSTKLHNVLYDIRGPILQAAQQMEAEGHRILKLNIGNPAPFGFEAPDAILVDMIRHLPHAQGYSDSRGIFSARTAVSQYYQTRGIQNIHVDDIYLGNGVSELITMSLMALLDSGDEVLIPTPDYPLWTASVALAGGKPVHYLCDEESGWQPDLDDMEAKITPRTKGIVVINPNNPTGAVYPEETLKRIVALAEKHGLVIFADEIYEKILYEDAVHVNLAELTGDHVLCLTFSGLSKAYRVCGYRAGWMAISGPKKEAADYLEGINLLANMRLCANVPAQHAIQTALGGYQSINDLILPGGRLLEQRNKAYDMLNAIPGVSTQQARGALYLFPRLDPEVYHIRDDEKFVLDLLRDQKILVSHGRAFNWVRPDHFRMVTLPNVKDIEEAIARMGDFLSRYQGN
- a CDS encoding polyphosphate kinase 2 family protein — translated: MARVVGFDQHPAQTLRAGEGFSLAAVDPNSTPGYSGNKDDGKLLLAEMDDELSELQEKLFAESRYGGTKRVLLILQAMDTAGKGGIVSHVMASMNPQGVQFKAFKAPTDEEKSYDFLWRIEKEVPAAGMVGVFDRSHYEDVLIHRVHNWATPDEIKRRYVAINEFEARLTDSGTKVVKVMLHISGDEQKERLLARLDNPAKHWKYSHGDLDERAFWNDYMDAYQAAIDETSTPAAPWHVVPANKKWFARIAVQQLLLGALSGMNLKWPKAEFDVATERELVARS